The following coding sequences are from one Salvia hispanica cultivar TCC Black 2014 chromosome 3, UniMelb_Shisp_WGS_1.0, whole genome shotgun sequence window:
- the LOC125211464 gene encoding vesicle transport protein SFT2B isoform X1, which translates to MWSSGQDDEEQQDYFVEGTEGLCALSPMQRIYGFGACLLAGIVCMLLSLIVFAKPIKFAVLFTFGNVLAVGSTAFVIGPKQQLRMMLDDARIYATAIYGGCVIVALVCALLIHSKILTLIAVICEICALFWYSLSYIPFARRMVSDLTIRLCDTEI; encoded by the exons ATGTGGAGTTCTGGCCAAGATGATGAAGAACAGCAAGATTACTTTGTTGAAGGGACTGAAGGTCTCTGCGCTCTATCTCCTATGCAG AGGATATATGGGTTCGGTGCTTGTTTACTAGCTGGAATTGTTTGTATGCTCTTG TCGTTGATTGTTTTTGCGAAACCCATCAAATTCGCGGTATTATTTACCTTTGGCAATGTGCTGGCAGTTGGGAG CACAGCTTTCGTCATTGGACCTAAGCAACAGCTCCGCATGATGCTTGATGATGCCCGTATATATGCTACAGCAATCTACGGCGGATGTGTGATCGTGGCTCTTGTTTGTGCTCTTTTG ATCCACAGTAAGATTCTTACCTTAATTGCCGTGATATGTGAAATTTGTGCTCTATTTTG GTACAGCTTGAGTTATATTCCATTTGCCCGTAGGATGGTATCTGATCTGACAATCCGTCTCTGTGACACCGAAATCTAG
- the LOC125211464 gene encoding vesicle transport protein SFT2B isoform X3, whose product MWSSGQDDEEQQDYFVEGTEGLCALSPMQRIYGFGACLLAGIVCMLLSLIVFAKPIKFAVLFTFGNVLAVGSTAFVIGPKQQLRMMLDDARIYATAIYGGCVIVALVCALLSFRSLISGSEVNTMS is encoded by the exons ATGTGGAGTTCTGGCCAAGATGATGAAGAACAGCAAGATTACTTTGTTGAAGGGACTGAAGGTCTCTGCGCTCTATCTCCTATGCAG AGGATATATGGGTTCGGTGCTTGTTTACTAGCTGGAATTGTTTGTATGCTCTTG TCGTTGATTGTTTTTGCGAAACCCATCAAATTCGCGGTATTATTTACCTTTGGCAATGTGCTGGCAGTTGGGAG CACAGCTTTCGTCATTGGACCTAAGCAACAGCTCCGCATGATGCTTGATGATGCCCGTATATATGCTACAGCAATCTACGGCGGATGTGTGATCGTGGCTCTTGTTTGTGCTCTTTTG TCTTTTAGGTCGCTGATATCGGGAAGTGAAGTAAACACAATGTCCTGA
- the LOC125211169 gene encoding splicing factor SF3a60 homolog: MSSTLLEVTRASHEEVERLERLVVKDLQTEPPTNRDRLYQSHRVRNMIEQIMDTSNKLVEIYEDRDNARKDEIAALGGQSSTSANVNVFSAFYDRLKEIREYHRRHPAARYVDTTDEYEHLLKEEPVIEFTGEEAFGRYLDLHELYNEYINSKFGQQIEYSAYLDVFSDTGKMSSKLKLTRQYRDYMQKLLEYLIYFFERTEPLQDLGRIFSKVVTEFEELWTSGLIQGWQSENHENGNIKQHEALIDLDYYSTVEQLMEVGPEKLKEALSALGLKTGGTLQQRAERLFLTKHTPLDKLDRKHFAKGSRKHEQNGGGVAQQPSEDAKEIALMEAKMKKMCDLLHETIVRTKENIEKKHALTYDEIVQEREEDEAQPESESDDEDQQIYNPLKLPMGWDGKPIPYWLYKLHGLGQEFKCEICGNHSYWGRRAYERHFKEWRHQHGMRCLGIPNTKNFNEITSIEEAKHLWERIQEKQGLNKWRPDLEEEYEDHEGNIYNKKTYTDLQRQGLI; this comes from the exons ATGTCGTCGACGCTGCTGGAGGTGACGCGTGCCTCGCACGAGGAGGTGGAGCGTCTCGAGCGGCTCGTCGTCAAGGATCTCCAGACCGAGCCGCCGACCAACAGGGACCGCCTCTACCAGAGCCACCGAGTTCGCAACATGATTGAGCAAATTATGGACACCTCTAACAAACTC GTCGAGATTTATGAGGACAGAGACAATGCGAGGAAGGATGAGATTGCAGCTCTTGGTGGACAGAGTTCGACGTCGGCGAATGTTAACGTATTTAGTGCATTTTACGATAGATTAAAAGAG ATAAGGGAGTACCATAGGCGGCATCCAGCTGCGCGATATGTTGACACTACTGATGAGTATGAACATCTTCTCAAGGAGGAGCCGGTCATTGAGTTCACTGGGGAG GAAGCCTTTGGACGGTACCTTGATTTACATGAACTATATAATGAGTACATCAACTCCAAGTTTGGGCAGCAAATTGAGTACTCTGCTTATCTTGATGTATTTTCAGATACAGGGAAGATGTCAAGCAAATTGAAGTTGACCAG ACAATACCGGGATTATATGCAGAAACTTCTGGAATATCTTATATACTTTTTTGAGCGGACAGAACCTTTGCAAGATCTTGGGAGAATATTTTCAAAG GTTGTTACTGAATTTGAAGAGCTATGGACTAGCGGACTGATTCAAGGATGGCAGAGTGAGAATCATGAAAATGGGAATATCAAACAGCACGAGGCATTGATTGATCTTGATTATTACAGTACAGTTGAACAACTAATGGAAGTAGGACCTGAGAAGTTAAAGGAG GCATTGTCTGCTCTTGGTCTGAAGACAGGTGGTACGTTACAGCAGCGTGCAGAAAGGCTTTTTCTTACAAAG CATACACCACTTGACAAATTGGATCGGAAACATTTCGCCAAAGGCTCACGCAAACATGAACAAAATGGTGGCGGTGTGGCTCAGCAACCAAGTGAAGATGCGAAAGAGATTGCGTTGATGGAAgcaaagatgaaaaaaatgtgtgaCCTGTTGCATGAG ACGATTGTGCGGactaaagaaaatattgagaAGAAACATGCATTGACTTATGATGAAATCGTACAAGAACGTGAAGAG GATGAAGCACAACCCGAGTCTGAGAGTGACGATGAAGATCAACAGATTTACAATCCCTTGAAGTTGCCCATGGGATGGGACGGAAAGCCAATACCCTACTGGTTGTATAAGCTTCATGGGCTTGGTCAG GAGTTCAAATGTGAGATATGTGGGAACCATAGTTACTGGGGTCGCAGAGCCTATGAACGCCACTTCAAGGAATGGAGGCACCAACACGGGATGCGATGTCTAGGAATCCCTAACACCAAGAACTTTAATGAGATAACATCAATCGAG GAAGCAAAACACCTTTGGGAGAGAATACAAGAAAAGCAAGGCCTTAATAAATGGCGCCCGGATCTTGAAGAGGAATACGAAGATCATGAGGGCAATATTTACAACAAGAAGACATATACAGATCTGCAACGTCAGGGTTTGATATGA
- the LOC125211464 gene encoding vesicle transport protein SFT2B isoform X2: MWSSGQDDEEQQDYFVEGTEGLCALSPMQRIYGFGACLLAGIVCMLLSLIVFAKPIKFAVLFTFGNVLAVGSTAFVIGPKQQLRMMLDDARIYATAIYGGCVIVALVCALLIHNPLASYGFIQSILSSGGCSWDMENLLD, translated from the exons ATGTGGAGTTCTGGCCAAGATGATGAAGAACAGCAAGATTACTTTGTTGAAGGGACTGAAGGTCTCTGCGCTCTATCTCCTATGCAG AGGATATATGGGTTCGGTGCTTGTTTACTAGCTGGAATTGTTTGTATGCTCTTG TCGTTGATTGTTTTTGCGAAACCCATCAAATTCGCGGTATTATTTACCTTTGGCAATGTGCTGGCAGTTGGGAG CACAGCTTTCGTCATTGGACCTAAGCAACAGCTCCGCATGATGCTTGATGATGCCCGTATATATGCTACAGCAATCTACGGCGGATGTGTGATCGTGGCTCTTGTTTGTGCTCTTTTG ATCCACA aTCCCCTGGCTTCATATGGTTTTATTCAGAGCATACTATCTTCTGGAGGCTGTTCCTGGGATATGGAAAATTTGCTTGATTGA